The DNA segment CACCTCCCCGAGGGCGCCGACCCCGTCGCCGCCGAGCGGCAGTGGGGCGTCTTCAGCCGCCAGCTCGTCCTCGGCGACTCCCTCGACACCGAGAGCGTGCACGCCGACTACACGGCGGGCGTGCTGACGCTGCGCATCCCGATCGCCGCGAAGGCGAAGCCGCGCCGGATCAGCCTCGCGTCGAGCGACGTGGGAGCGACCGACGTGACGGTGACCGACACGGGGCACGCCGACACGGGGCCGGCCGATGCGGGGGCGAGCCCCAGCCCCGGCGCGCAGCGCACGATCGACGCCTGACCTCCGTCACTCCGCGGCGCGGCCCGAGTCCTCGATCAGCCGGACCTTCACGTTCACGGCGAGCGGGCCGGTCACCGACGGCTCCGCGTCGAGCAGGCGCCGCAGCTCCTCGCCGACCGC comes from the Rathayibacter festucae DSM 15932 genome and includes:
- a CDS encoding Hsp20/alpha crystallin family protein, giving the protein MLLQQDPFRDLDRFSRQVFGTAARPTVMPLDAWREGDDFVVELDLPGVRPERIDIDVERNVLTVRAERAGHLPEGADPVAAERQWGVFSRQLVLGDSLDTESVHADYTAGVLTLRIPIAAKAKPRRISLASSDVGATDVTVTDTGHADTGPADAGASPSPGAQRTIDA